The following are encoded together in the Diabrotica undecimpunctata isolate CICGRU chromosome 7, icDiaUnde3, whole genome shotgun sequence genome:
- the LOC140446689 gene encoding uncharacterized protein — protein MYRQINVNREFWNYQRILWRSDSSKPLQEYFSRTVTYGVSSSPYLALKTLQELAESAESRFPNASQALTRHFYIDDGLLGSDSLSSTRSLQLELIQLLKLGGFELSKWASNHPSLLQDFGSDILTSCSFDKEEPSVIKVLGLKWDPSTDVFSYSYCPLDKTCTKRAILSEISRIFDPLGFISPCLLRAKRLLQQLWQSNVSWDDKPPEQIQQVWHQFKTELPDLANIQIPRHFGFNKSSKVEIHGFCDASELGYASVVYFRFSTSDKFETVLVCAKCRVSPLKTQSIARLELLAAVLLADLVAFIKESFKHIFSFSDIHVWSDSTIALTWVNSSPHKWKTFIANRVRHIQELIPCSSWHYVPSNQNPADCASRGLTPAQLLQFSLWWRGPDFLSKSRECWPSQVNFHSSHSTEMLEEKLPTVLSLIPVISDNIISTLLSKFSSLIKIQKVMVYVLKLVAKLQRKNNAASFDSLNSHLEMESALRYIVKHVQADVFSDIFLKIQQNSLLPKPFRKLAPFIDEYGLLRVGGRLQKSRLSFDVKHPLLLPKTHRLTDLIIEWTHQTHLHPGLKAMHYLLLQRFWILSPKSAIHRCLSKCIRCFRCRPKSYNPFMTNLPTVRVTPLRAFLSVCVDFAGPFLLLMSKHRGAKTYKGYVCVFVCTSTKAIHLEVTSDLSSESFLAAFRRFVSRRGKCLTIRSDQGTNFKGASNEIIKLAQSAAETLSITWDFNPPGAPHFNGLAEAGVKSFKNHMYRVLGTQILTYEEFYTLMTQIEAVLNSRPLCAASSDPNDLQALTPGHFLVFEPLVDSIPDPEPSEPASGVHPIFTLRP, from the coding sequence ATGTATCGACAAATTAACGTAAACAGAGAATTTTGGAATTATCAAAGAATTCTCTGGAGGTCGGATTCTTCTAAACCTCTCCAAGAATACTTTTCACGTACTGTTACGTACGGTGTTTCTTCTTCACCTTATCTCGCATTAAAAACCTTACAAGAGTTAGCTGAGTCGGCAGAGTCTCGTTTCCCTAATGCTTCACAAGCTTTAACGCGACATTTTTATATTGACGACGGTCTATTAGGAAGTGATTCTCTGTCATCTACCCGCTCTCTACAGTTAGAGCTCATTCAACTTTTAAAGCTCGGGGGTTTTGAGCTAAGCAAATGGGCCAGCAACCATCCCAGTCTACTCCAAGATTTTGGCTCCGATATTCTGACATCTTGTTCGTTTGATAAAGAGGAACCTTCCGTTATTAAGGTGCTAGGCCTGAAATGGGACCCGTCGACTGACGTCTTTTCTTATTCTTACTGTCCCCTTGACAAAACTTGTACAAAGCGGGCTATTCTTTCGGAAATTAGTCGTATTTTTGATCCTCTTGGTTTCATCTCCCCGTGTCTTTTAAGGGCCAAACGTCTGCTACAACAGTTGTGGCAATCCAATGTATCTTGGGATGATAAACCACCTGAACAAATACAACAGGTATGGCATCAGTTTAAAACCGAGTTACCTGACCTTGCAAACATTCAAATCCCTAGACACTTCGGCTTTAATAAATCTTCTAAAGTTGAGATTCATGGATTCTGCGATGCTTCAGAGTTAGGATACGCCAGCGTTGTATATTTCCGATTTAGTACTTCTGATAAATTTGAAACTGTACTTGTGTGTGCTAAATGTCGAGTTTCTCCTCTGAAGACACAATCTATTGCAAGATTGGAACTGTTGGCAGCTGTATTGCTGGCGGATCTAGTCGCCTTCATTAAAGAGTCGTTTAAGCATATCTTTTCTTTTTCCGATATTCATGTTTGGTCGGATTCCACGATTGCTCTTACTTGGGTTAATTCTTCTCCGCATAAATGGAAAACTTTTATTGCCAATCGAGTAAGACACATACAAGAACTTATACCATGTTCTTCTTGGCATTATGTGCCATCTAACCAAAACCCTGCTGATTGTGCTAGTCGTGGTTTGACACCGGCACAACTACTACAATTTTCACTCTGGTGGCGTGGTCCGGATTTTCTTTCGAAGTCAAGGGAGTGTTGGCCCTCTCAAGTTAATTTTCACTCCTCCCATTCCACGGAAATGTTAGAAGAAAAATTGCCCACTGTATTATCATTGATACCGGTCATTTCGGATAATATCATCTCTACTttactttcaaaattttcatctctgataaaaattcagaaagtcATGGTTTACGTCTTAAAATTAGTGGCTAaacttcaaagaaaaaacaatgctGCATCTTTCGATTCCCTGAACAGTCATTTAGAGATGGAATCTGCGTTACGATACATTGTTAAGCACGTACAAGCTGACGTTTTTTCGGATATTTTcctcaaaattcaacaaaattcgCTGTTACCCAAACCTTTTCGTAAACTCGCACCCTTTATTGATGAATATGGACTTTTGAGAGTAGGAGGTCGATTACAAAAGTCTCGGTTGTCTTTTGATGTAAAACATCCATTGCTATTACCCAAAACTCATCGTCTCACCGATTTAATCATCGAATGGACTCATCAAACGCATCTGCACCCTGGTTTAAAGGCTATGCATTATTTATTGCTTCAACGTTTTTGGATTCTGTCTCCGAAAAGTGCCATTCATCGCTGTTTGTcgaagtgcattcgttgttttagATGCCGACCTAAATCTTACAACCCCTTTATGACAAACTTGCCAACTGTCCGAGTTACTCCGTTACGTGCTTTCCTGTCTGTTTGTGTGGATTTTGCAGGACCATTCTTGTTATTAATGTCCAAACATAGAGGTGCAAAAACATATAAAGGATATGTTTGTGTATTCGTGTGTACGAGTACAAAGGCCATTCATCTGGAAGTAACTTCAGATCTTAGTTCTGAGTCCTTTTTGGCTGCCTTTCGTAGATTTGTATCTCGACGCGGTAAGTGCCTAACCATTAGGAGTGATCAAGGTACCAATTTTAAGGGAGCCAGCAACGAAATCATTAAACTAGCTCAATCTGCTGCTGAGACTCTTTCTATTACCTGGGATTTTAATCCACCCGGTGCCCCTCATTTTAATGGGTTAGCCGAGGCTGGGGTCAAATCATTCAAGAACCATATGTATCGTGTTTTGGGTACACAAATTTTGACTTATGAAGAGTTCTATACTCTTATGACTCAAATCGAGGCAGTTCTTAACTCCCGTCCTTTGTGTGCAGCAAGCTCTGACCCTAATGACTTGCAGGCACTGACTCCTGgtcattttttagtttttgaacCCTTAGTGGATTCAATTCCCGATCCAGAACCAAGCGAACCAGCATCGGGTGTGCATCCCATTTTTACCCTTAGACCTTAG